The DNA segment TGCCTCCTGATACGCCGCCAGGATGCGTTCCTTGCCGGCAAAGGCTGACACCAGCATCAACAGGGTGGATTCCGGGGTGTGAAAATTGGTAAACAGCATGTCGACCGCCCGAAACCGGTAGCCCGGGTAGATGAAGATATCAGTGCTTTGCGCCCCGGTTGCCAGGGTGTTGTCATCCTGCCATGAGCTTTCCAGGGCCCGCACACTGGTGGTGCCTACCGCCAGTACCGGGCGTCCCGCTGCCCTGGCCTGCTCCACAGCCCGGGCAGTCTCCTTGCTGATGGTGTATTCCTCGCGGTGCATGGCATGGTCGGTAATCCGTTCGGCGCGAACCGGCAGAAAGGTTCCCAACCCGACGTGCAGGGTGATACTGCACAGCTGAATCCCTTTTTCCCTGATGCGCGACAGAATCTCCGGGGTAAAATGAAGCCCGGCCGTCGGCGCCGCGACCGATCCGGTGGTTTCGGCATACACCGTCTGGTAGCGGTCCAGATCGATATCCTGATGCATGCGGCGGATGTAGGGCGGCAGCGGCACCCGGCCATACTGCTGCAGGTAGTCATCGTCGATGCCTGGCTGAATGGTAACCAGCCAGCTGTCGCTGTCCTGCCGTTCCCGTATCTCCAGCTGTCGGTCGCCGGGCAACCCGAGGATTTCTCCCGGGCGTCGACGCTTGGCCTTGCTCAGCATGACCTCCCAGGCTCCGTCGCAGCCACCTTTCCCTGTTTCATGGATATGCCGCAGCAGCAGCACCTCCACGGTGCCCCCGTTGCGGGTTGTCGCTTCCAGCCGGGCACGGCGTACGCGGCTGTTGTTTACTACCATTACCGTATTGGCCGGCAACAGATCCACGATGTCCGCAACCATGCGGTGGTACCGGTTGGCGCCTGATGCGGTGCTCGCGGCTGTCTCTGCACCGGATTCCGGTGCATCCAGCACCATCATTCGACTGGCACCCCGCTCCTCGGTGGGCAGCTGTGCAATCAGTTCTTCGGGAAGTTCAAAAGAGAAATCTTTGGTCAGCATCTGATGGTGCCTCCATCTGCAAGTGCTCGTATGCCAGATTGGTAACGGTTCGCCCTCGCGGGGTACGCTGAATAAAACCGCGCTGAATCAGATAGGGTTCATAAAAATCTTCCAGGGTATCAACCGACTCACCGATCGAAATGGCCAGGGTCTCCGCTCCCACCGGTCCGCCGTTATAGTTGCGAATTATAGTCTGCAGTATCTCCCGGTCGTGGCGTTCCAGCCCCTGGGAATCAATCTCCAGACGCTGCATACCATGCCGAACAGTGTCCACGGTAATCCGCCCGTCGCCGAGCACCTGTGCGAAGTCGCGCATCCGCCGGAGAATCCGGTTTGCCACACGCGGTGTCCCGCGAGAACACTGTGCCAGCAGCGGCAGGGCATCGTCACTGACCTCTATATCCATCAGACTGGCGGATCTGCGCAGAATAAGGATTATCTCGTCATCGCTGTAGAGATTCAATCTGACCGATATACCAAAGCGACTGTGCATCGGAGACGACACCGAACCGGCCTTGGTGGTAGCCCCGACCAGGGTAAACCGGGCGACGGGGATACGCACCGAGCGGGCCGATGGCCCCTGCCCGATTACCCAGTCCAGCTCAAAGTCCTCCATGGCGGTATACAGCATCTCCTCAAGAACCGGTCGCAGGCGGTGGATCTCGTCGATAAA comes from the Spirochaeta africana DSM 8902 genome and includes:
- the queA gene encoding tRNA preQ1(34) S-adenosylmethionine ribosyltransferase-isomerase QueA, producing the protein MLTKDFSFELPEELIAQLPTEERGASRMMVLDAPESGAETAASTASGANRYHRMVADIVDLLPANTVMVVNNSRVRRARLEATTRNGGTVEVLLLRHIHETGKGGCDGAWEVMLSKAKRRRPGEILGLPGDRQLEIRERQDSDSWLVTIQPGIDDDYLQQYGRVPLPPYIRRMHQDIDLDRYQTVYAETTGSVAAPTAGLHFTPEILSRIREKGIQLCSITLHVGLGTFLPVRAERITDHAMHREEYTISKETARAVEQARAAGRPVLAVGTTSVRALESSWQDDNTLATGAQSTDIFIYPGYRFRAVDMLFTNFHTPESTLLMLVSAFAGKERILAAYQEAVQLRYRFFSYGDAMLINRWSRPLLQNQP
- the ruvB gene encoding Holliday junction branch migration DNA helicase RuvB; translation: MDSELHPEYSVDDDQEIRLRPLSLQEFLGQDTVTSNLSVFIQAARSRAEALDHVFLNGPPGLGKTTLAGIMAHEMETEFRVTSAPALEKPKDLAGILTTLSPGSVFFIDEIHRLRPVLEEMLYTAMEDFELDWVIGQGPSARSVRIPVARFTLVGATTKAGSVSSPMHSRFGISVRLNLYSDDEIILILRRSASLMDIEVSDDALPLLAQCSRGTPRVANRILRRMRDFAQVLGDGRITVDTVRHGMQRLEIDSQGLERHDREILQTIIRNYNGGPVGAETLAISIGESVDTLEDFYEPYLIQRGFIQRTPRGRTVTNLAYEHLQMEAPSDADQRFLF